A single region of the Methanothermobacter sp. K4 genome encodes:
- a CDS encoding phenylacetate--CoA ligase family protein, with translation MIWNREMECIGREELEELQLKRLQDTVRRAYENVPYYHEMFEREGVYPEDIESLDDITRLPYTTKDDLRRVYPFGMFAVPRKEIVEVHTSSGTTGKPVVSGYTREDIEIWSEVMARGLTMMGLTEDDVIQNTHGYGLFTGGFGVHYGAQKIGATVIPISTGQTRRQIEIMKDFGTTVMIFTPSYGLYLSEVAAEEGFNPAESQLKAIGFGAEMWTEEMRAEIERRFNAPAFNIYGLTEIMGPGVAMECGEKNGLHVAEDHFYPEIIDRNGERVGPGERGELVLTTLTRVGMPVIRFRTKDITSIDYEPCACGRTLARISRITGRVDDMLKVRGVSVFPSQIEKALLRIDGIEPHYQIIVTRPHLMDELEVRVETSPELFSDDIRQMVETRDRIEEFIENEIGLRVKVTLVEPGTIPRSEGKAVRVIDKRNL, from the coding sequence ATGATCTGGAACAGGGAAATGGAATGCATAGGCAGGGAGGAACTGGAGGAACTTCAGCTTAAAAGGCTTCAGGACACAGTAAGGAGGGCATATGAAAACGTACCCTACTACCATGAGATGTTCGAGAGGGAGGGTGTGTACCCGGAGGACATAGAGTCACTGGATGACATCACAAGGTTGCCCTACACCACCAAGGATGACCTCCGCAGGGTCTACCCCTTTGGAATGTTCGCTGTCCCGAGGAAGGAGATAGTGGAGGTCCACACATCCTCAGGGACCACAGGAAAACCCGTGGTATCAGGCTACACCAGGGAGGACATAGAGATATGGAGTGAGGTCATGGCCAGGGGCCTAACAATGATGGGCCTCACAGAGGATGACGTCATCCAGAACACCCATGGCTACGGGCTATTCACAGGGGGATTCGGGGTCCACTACGGTGCCCAGAAGATCGGGGCAACCGTTATCCCCATCTCAACCGGACAGACAAGAAGGCAGATAGAGATAATGAAGGACTTCGGGACAACGGTCATGATATTCACCCCCTCCTATGGCCTCTACCTCTCTGAGGTTGCAGCTGAGGAGGGCTTTAACCCTGCCGAATCCCAGTTAAAGGCCATAGGATTCGGGGCTGAGATGTGGACAGAGGAGATGAGGGCCGAGATAGAGAGGAGGTTCAATGCACCGGCCTTCAACATATACGGCCTCACCGAAATCATGGGCCCGGGGGTTGCAATGGAGTGCGGTGAGAAGAATGGCCTCCACGTTGCAGAGGACCACTTCTACCCTGAGATCATAGACAGGAACGGGGAAAGGGTCGGCCCAGGTGAACGGGGAGAACTGGTACTCACAACCCTCACACGGGTGGGGATGCCGGTCATACGGTTCAGGACAAAGGATATAACCTCAATAGACTATGAGCCCTGTGCCTGCGGCAGGACCCTTGCAAGGATCTCAAGGATAACCGGCAGGGTCGATGACATGCTCAAGGTCAGGGGTGTTTCAGTGTTCCCCTCCCAGATAGAGAAGGCGCTCCTCCGCATAGATGGTATTGAGCCACACTACCAGATAATAGTGACAAGGCCCCACCTCATGGATGAACTTGAGGTGAGGGTGGAGACCTCCCCTGAACTCTTCTCAGATGACATCCGGCAGATGGTGGAGACCAGGGACCGGATAGAGGAGTTCATAGAGAACGAGATAGGCCTCAGGGTTAAGGTGACCCTGGTTGAACCAGGCACGATACCCAGGAGTGAGGGTAAGGCAGTGAGGGTGATAGATAAGAGGAACCTTTAA
- a CDS encoding MarR family transcriptional regulator: MKAFRKKGELTRFQVLSEIARRQPYVRQRDIADELGITVQAVSENIKSLIAEGLVEAGSGRSHYKITRRGGEKLKMAAVSLRQYADEVLEYMSSYKSIWPAIAWEDLSAGDEVELFMDDGVLYARRRTNGKAHAIVMNSASEGEDVALTELGGTIPLQRGKVTIAVLPGISEGGSGTADLERIRELTHGQDRIGIMGTVSRAAATKLNLNVDFEFATPYAALAAAKRGLNVLVLAVGKMSRSITKKLEEEGIEYSVEDVRVKGE, from the coding sequence ATGAAGGCTTTCAGAAAGAAGGGTGAACTTACACGTTTCCAGGTGCTGAGTGAGATAGCAAGGCGTCAGCCCTATGTGAGGCAACGGGATATAGCAGATGAACTGGGAATAACTGTCCAGGCAGTGTCTGAGAACATAAAGAGCCTCATAGCAGAGGGCCTTGTGGAGGCAGGGAGCGGAAGGTCCCACTACAAGATAACCCGTAGGGGTGGTGAGAAGCTCAAAATGGCTGCGGTGAGCCTCAGGCAGTATGCCGATGAGGTCCTGGAGTACATGAGTTCCTACAAGTCCATCTGGCCCGCCATCGCATGGGAGGACCTCAGCGCTGGTGACGAGGTTGAGCTCTTCATGGATGACGGCGTCCTCTACGCCCGGAGAAGAACCAATGGGAAAGCCCATGCCATAGTCATGAACAGTGCCTCAGAGGGTGAGGATGTGGCCCTAACAGAACTTGGCGGCACCATACCCCTCCAGAGGGGGAAGGTGACCATCGCGGTTCTCCCTGGGATATCAGAGGGCGGTTCAGGGACAGCGGACCTTGAAAGGATAAGGGAACTAACGCATGGTCAGGACAGGATAGGAATAATGGGGACCGTTTCAAGGGCTGCTGCGACCAAATTAAACCTGAATGTTGATTTTGAATTTGCAACCCCATATGCTGCCCTTGCAGCCGCAAAGAGGGGCTTGAATGTCCTTGTACTTGCGGTTGGTAAAATGAGCAGGAGCATAACAAAGAAGCTGGAAGAGGAGGGCATAGAGTATTCGGTTGAGGATGTCCGGGTGAAGGGGGAGTAA
- a CDS encoding ACT domain-containing protein, translating into MRVKQISIFLENKKGRLWKALSTLAEAGINLRALSLADTSEFGILRLIVPEPERAADVLEESGFVVKLKDVVAVEMDDRPGGLASILEVLKDYDLNLDYIYAFVHEKKDKAILFVSTEDLDALEGALGDAGIRMVPPEEVYSL; encoded by the coding sequence ATGAGGGTTAAGCAGATATCAATATTTCTTGAAAACAAGAAGGGAAGGCTCTGGAAGGCTCTGAGTACACTTGCAGAGGCAGGTATAAATCTGAGGGCACTATCACTTGCAGATACATCAGAATTCGGGATACTCAGGCTCATAGTCCCTGAACCTGAACGCGCGGCAGATGTACTTGAGGAGAGCGGCTTTGTTGTTAAGCTGAAGGACGTAGTCGCAGTTGAGATGGATGACAGGCCAGGGGGCCTTGCATCAATCCTTGAGGTCCTCAAGGACTATGACCTGAACCTTGACTACATATACGCATTTGTCCATGAAAAGAAGGATAAGGCGATACTCTTTGTGAGTACAGAGGACCTGGATGCCCTTGAAGGTGCCCTGGGGGATGCAGGGATCCGGATGGTTCCACCAGAGGAGGTCTACTCCCTCTGA